caagtttctgatccgtccaggttctgttcatccagataatctccactttgtgatgtttgaagcgtaaattaaatgtgtagcagtaaaaagctaatgttaggctacaaacagacgacatcacggtcacatgacttcaacatcaccaccaTTAAGAGTCTTtctgcacaattactatccaggttttctataaactgatcaatgtacaggttgtaaagtcagagttagaatagtgtgtaactaaagtggcctgtaaagacggactagtgagtagatgagtctccgtgttcgctgtgaggacgtttaatgtccccgacaacctctgtagtctcatttagacacttgttagcaaccgctaaccgtttttaacagATGAAGAACTTTATAATTAAACCGATTTCTGGTTTCAGGACTACAGACTACATCACTGTATACAGCTCCCAGGTCAAAGGGCCCTCAAACCCTCCACCTCACTGAGGCAGCAAATCATGAAGGGGAAATATTGTTAGGCACTGATGAACCAGATCATCATGGTGGAGAGTCTCAGACTTCAGATTGACACTGAACCTCAACAGGCTCTGTGGgtaactgctgtgtttcatcagcAGCAGGCTGCTCTGAATTCTTCTTCATTGGTCTTTTATAAACCAGGAAGCCGGTGGCAACTGAAACAGAAATCACCACAAGAACAGCCATCAGAAGCATCAGCCCAGAATGACCTGCAGAGCAGAAAGAGGTGTCAGGTGTCAGCAGGTAGCATTTCCTCTGCAGTCTCATGTCAGCTGTCACCATCTGTATAAAACACAAACCTCTGATCTGAGTCTACAAACTCACCTGAGTCTTCAACCTTCAGGTGGACGATGTGTCTGAAAgttgctctctctgtgtgtccccctccacctcctcctccgctcATTGAAACCAAACACTCGTACGGTCCAGAGTCGTTGGCAGTGACGTTCTTCAGGACAACAGAAGCGTCTCCCTCCTTCATCTGTGGATCTAACAGCTCCACTCGACCACGAAAAGATGGAAGCTGGTAGTTTTCATATGAGCGGTTTTCTCTGAAGTAGAAGACATAATAGTCTGACTCCAGATCAGTTTTGTTCCATGCCATCTGTTCGATGGTGCCATTTCTGTGAGCCCGACACTCAAGAGTAGCATCATCTCCAGGTTTCACCGTCACATTCACCTGCGTGtctgaacaaaaacagagaagagactTCAAGACTTGTTTCCTGTTCACATGAAACCAACCTTTTGATTCAAAAACACAGCCCATCTCCGCccatcactctccatctctgctgcagaaaccctgaGCCCCGCTTCATCACGTCCAGActtgactactgcaacagcatcctctacaGCACGTTATTCAAACTCTTAAACTCCAATACAtccagaactctgctgctcaccTGGTCACCCACACCTGTGACCACATCACTGCTTCATTATGACAGTGTACCTTTACTTTGACCCTCTTGCTTCTATATGTGTCTCAGCCTTAGCATGACATTTTGGAGTACACAGAATGTAGCCTGGCTCGCTGCTTCCTGTGACGCCCACCTGGACTTCCCTGAGCTCGAAAACTGTTGTTTACCGTCTCTCTCCTTGTTTATCTGTCTTAGTTGTTTATTCTTCGATTATCAGTTGTTCATAGTCTCACTGGTTTTGTACCGCAGCTAACGTTAGGTTTTTAAAACTTGTACGTGTCAGGACTCTACAGTTCCAGCATTTCACTCGCATTTGCccctaaaaaaatgtgtgtgcgaaCCGGGAAAATGATTTCGGCGCACAGTGTGCCAGCAAAGGTCACAAGTTACCGCCACAACctattttatctgcaattgtTCAAAAACTACACAATCCTCTGGCCGAAACACACCAATCACAGTAGTTTCCTCTAATGACACAACCAGTGTCACGCGAGAGGTGACAGGTcaacagaggggaaaaagagagtGAACTGCTGGTGACTCGAAgaagaaatagaagaagaaagagagtgCGAAAGCAGGATGAAATCAATTAAGTATTTTTTCAAACGGACGTGAGAGGACAACAATGAGAAGGAGGAAttgggagagaaagaggaggaaccGAAAAAGTGGAAAGTTGTAAGTGATGCGGCGGAAGTTGTGGAGGCTAGCGCTAGCCTTGATGTTGACGCCATGGCGGCTACCGAAGACCCTGTCCCCGCTGCCCCACCGACTGGAGGAAGAACCTACAAATTCAACGAAAACTGGCTAATAACTGGCTGAGTTCTGAACATCCAAGGCGGCCAACACACAAAAGCACTTGGACAACTGACATCCTTTGTGTTTAGTACACACTGgatacaaaatgaaatgaaaaaaatgaaatcactgtaattttaaaaaaatgtgtttgtgctgcctATTTAAGTGTGAAGTGTTAAGCATcgataaattaatatttttgtgctcccatatattttactttaggAGCACAAGTGCTCGTTTGGGGAAAATGTCAGCGTTGTGCCCCTCCTCAGCTGTGACTGTtcacaatgaaacacaaaacatttaaatcagtcAGAAGCAGCGCTACGTCACTTCCTGTGAAGATGTCATGTTAGCTAAAAggtggctgaatgctaacattagctcaaGCTAACAGGTTAGCAAacaggatgttttatttaaatatgagAGTCTCACTATCCACCATCACTTCAGCCTCTGTCAGTCATGAAGCAGTGAAGCGACGATAACGTGACGTAAACAACACAGGTGCACGTTGAGGAAAAAGCGGCTCGCGCTGCCTCGTGCGCACACCTGTAGCTTCACGAGCTCACCttgacagacagctggaggCGGAAACGTCGTTGCGATGACGGCGACCAGGTCCATTAGTGCGGTCATGTTCTGATGATGAGGGTATAAACAAGGTGTGAAGCTGTGTTTCCGGAGGGTCCACAACTCACCTGTCCgactccacttcttcttcttcttcttcttcttcttcttcttcttctcgttcCTCCGCGTGTTTAATGGCGGACCGGTGCACACTGCCACCTCCTGGCTGGGTCGAGTCATGGCAGCCAGTCATGTGAAGCGGCCTCCTGCAGTGTGTTGACACCATATTGAAATTTAAAACATCGATACAATACtgtgaaaaaaatccacattcAATACCAAGTTTTATAGATATATTATGGAAAATAAGTACTGAAACTTTCAATATTCAGAATTGATATATATCAGTATTGATGTATTTTTGGCAACACTTGCATCCTGATTGCTTTATAGAGAAACAATAAAGTGATTTTAAACTCCCTCCTCGTCCTGTCTCCTTTCCAATCCaatccaaatgtatttattaagcGAATGTATCTCAggtgattgtagtataaagacacctgtgtctgaaggtccagtcactgtcCATCAGTATTCATGGCTACAATTCACTAAAAGCACCTCTGTGAGAAGGTTACTGAAAAGTATAAATCAGGGGctggatacaaaaacatttccaagtcactgacCATCCCCCAGAGTTCACTTAAATCCATCATGAAGAACCGAAGGAATAttacatgtgtaaatctgcccTCTCAAACTGAGTCACCGTACAAGGACACTAGTGAGAgaggccaccaagacacctgTGACTCCTCTGAAGGAGTGAAacgcttcagcagctgagatgggagagactcAGTATACAACAACtgttcttcaccagtcaaagctttatgggagagaGGACAAGAGAAagactgttgaagaaagctcattagATCTCAACTAGAGTTCATCCAAAGGCAAGTGGGAGACTGAGCTCAACAGGAAGAAGGTtatttggtctgatgagactgAAATGGGGCTTTTTGACCATCAGTCTAGACGCCATGTTTGtgggacaccaaacactgcacgtcaccacaaacacaccatccccacgTGCAGCAGGGTGGTGGCAGCATCGGGCTGTGGGGatgtttctcagcagcaggtcctgaaggcttgtaaaggtagagggtGAAATAAGTGCAGCTAAACATCGTGAACTCCTGGAGGACAACCcgattcagtctgcaagagaactacgacttgggagaagatttattttccaacaagacaaagACCCGAAGCAACAGAGAAAGGAGTTCAATATAACGTCAGCTTTTCAACAAAGTATAAATTATTCcacattgtttcattttactttgtTGTAAAACACTTGTGGTCACACTTGAACTTCACCGTCAGTTAAATCTGctttttgttgctgtgtttatCTGCCGTGTTAATTTGTCTCTGGATGACACACTTTAATGAAGCCTGCTCTGCTGGCTGCTCGCGTGCAGCTACACGGTGTGTTTTAGCCTCTTCCTGACCACATTTCAGTGGTTAAAGCAGAGAGACGCTGTCAGACCCCTGGTACAAAATCACCATCTGCTCACTTCCTCCCAACTAAACTGTCTCCTACTGAAACATCCAGCTTGTTTCTGTTGAACTTGATTTCTAAAACAACTCAAATTAAACTCCAAAGAAGCTTCAAGTTCTTCAAGAAGACATCAGTTTTAACACGtacaaaagcacaaacacacgcagtTCGTCTGACTGTAAGTGAAGGCATCATGCAGGTATAGATGCTGTTGTCAGCTCTTGGGTTTTGTTTTGATCCCGACTGATTTGTTTTCCATCCTTCTCTTCATGTGATGGACCAGTGTCACATTTTAAACTGAATCTAAGAGAACAAAGAaatctctctctcagttttcAGAGTTTCGTGTGAAGAGGAAACCACAACAGTGTGAGCTCAGTcagagacgagggaggagggtTTGATTCAACGTGACCATGAAGTGATCATCATATGGTGTCATTTCACCTGTTGTAAGGATGGAGgaaacatgtctgctgtgtctgctctgtAAGTACAGTCTGGGTGGGTTTCTGTAATAATGACTAAAATACTGTTTTATGGTTTTTACATCACGTTTGTCTGCAGATTTTAGTTCCAGGAATCTTCCCTGAACATGACGTTAGTTAATCAGactattattttaaatgatctTATAATGTTCATAATGTTTAAGCAGCATTTTTACAGTTACATGTGTCCTTTCACCACCCTGAGGCCTTTGTTGGTACAGGTTCAGTCTCGTCCTCCTCAGAAAACAGTTGTAAAAATCTCTTGAGTCACTTTATGAATGTGACAGAATGAATCACTGAAGCATCTCAACACTCTTTAAAGCATTAGCATGTCGTCCTAATAGTGTTCGACGACAACTGTTTTAAAGGATGTCCTGAGGATGAGTACACGCCAGTGCATTGGACACTATTTTCAGAATGTGACGTACGAACACGGCAGTCAGAACTTTCtagatttctttttcaaacaatcaaagaaatattttttcttgtgaCTGAATAATAAAAcctcatacacatacacagacattcACAATGAGTTTCAAGTGGACATTTCTTATAAAGGAGCCTGTTCACCACCACTCTGCCTGTAGATGGCGTcgcaaaaacattttgtcagagAGAATACTGCAGCAGCATTGTTTGACACAGTTAACACCCACAACATATCCTGTGAAGTTTACAGTTCACGTTTGTGATCTTTCACACATCATGACGTTTCTTGTCAAATCCTCAAGCTGTACTCTACATACTTTGGTAGATGTGAAAGTTCATCATGTCAGTGAGTCTCTGTATGTTTGTTACGTCTTATGTTTTACGTCCTGAGGATCATTTACAACATGTGTTCATTTAAAcagttgttgctgaatgtttaCAGTCGTCAGATTAACAACAATAAATCAGTTTTATCTGCGatcacacagagtttaaaagcctgcagctcctccagttagttaggACTGAAGAAGCTTCTTGGATGAGACGTGagacgtcttcaacaaactgaaacacgtcgTAGGAGGTCTGTGGTCAGTTGGTGTGGAAAGGACTGATTGTCAGAAATTAGGGAACCTTAGAAGGAACTGTTAAAAGACATTAGCTGGGATTACATTGTTGGGTCTTGGCAGTAACAGGGAGGAGGTGAACGACCCGCTGGGAAACATTaagttttaaataataaaacacaacaggtAGATATAAACTGTTGCAGTCATCACGAccatctgttttgttgttgaacATGAAAGAAACCTCAAACCAACCTTCATGTCTTCTTCCTTCAGTTCTGACCACAAGCTGCACAACAAAGCAAGGTGAGTGCACTTACTGTGTGACTGACATGTTCACACTCAAACCGCCTCCTGACAAGTATCATGTGTGTATTGTTGTTTCACAATTCATTGTGTCCACATGGGGCCTTGTTTCATTTAGCGATTCAATGCAATAATATAAATCGTGTCTCACTACCTACAAGAAAGGTGCAGTTTAGACACTGACAGCAGCCATCAGAGGGTGCAGTCAACCTGGGAGGTCAGGACTGTAAAAGACATGGAGGCTTCAGGGATGAGGTGTTTTagtgaaattgaaaatgttCACGTATCATATcgtcctccagcctctctgaaGATGAGTCCTGACAGCTCTCAGCTGTTTGATGgacagtctgtctctctgaggtGTGAGGAGGACGGCAGCTCTGATGGATGGACGGTGACGAGGAACACGACTACACGAACCAGGACTCAGTGTGGAGCTGGCTGGGGACGACCAGCTGGTTCCTCCTGTACCATCAGCTACATCAGGACATGGCACAGTGGAGTTTACTGGTGTGAGTCCACAGAGGGAGCAGCCAGTACCAGCATCAACATCACTGTCTCTGGTAAGATGAGGCTGTGCAGTCAGTGCTGATGAAGCTGTGTAGGTGGATGAAGtgctgtagtttgtctctgtgttgagGTGGAGCAGTGATCCTGCAGAGTCCTGTCCTCCCTGTGATGGAGGGAGATGATGTCACTCTGACCTGTACAACAGAGACCTCCAACCTCTCAGCTGGTTTCTATAAAGATGGCTCCTTCATCAGGACTGAGCCTACAGGTCACATGACCATCCACCATGTTTCCAGGTCTGATGAAGGCCTCTACAAGTGTAACACCAGGGAACATGGAGAGTCTCCACCCAGCTGGATCACTGTCACAGGTCAGGAGGTTCCCTTTGATTTCAGGACTCATTTCATCCACATGTTCACCTGACCAGGTGAGATTCTCTCTGCAGGTAAACCTACAGCTGCAGCCCCGCCCACCACAGCAGCCCCGCCCCTGACTCCACCTCCCTCCAGCTGGTGTTCAGACTGGTCCTCCACCTGGTGGTGTTCTGTCCGTACTGCATCTCCACTGTCATCATGGTGTCTTTATATCGACACAGGTCCACAGgtaacaatcaatcaatcaatcaaccaaccaatcaaccaaccaatcaattacttgatgattgacagctgttGATAAATGATCTCACTCTCTCCGCCTGCAGGAAATGACCTGCCCGTCTCCATGGGGATGGCTCCTCCCACCCAGGCTGAGCAGGGATTGGCTGATGAgtatgatgatgtcatggctgCTGTCACCACAGTCACCCGCCCTCCTCTACCTCGGATCGGCTCGTCTCTCTGGTTTTCCCCACGATGAAACCACGCCCACTTCCATGTGACGAAGGCCTCGATGGCTTCGTGGTCCTGGTCGCCTGCTGGAGAACGAGAGGGATGATCACATCAGGAGTCAGCGAGCCTGCGTGCTGTTCCCCAACTTTATgtgaagaggtcggtgtgtttaccaggaAACTACAGGTCATAAACTGCTGCATCACCAGCGCAACAAGATCTGACACAACCAGAACTTCACGAAACTCAAACTGTGGACTCGTAGTACCAGAACCAACGAAGGCGACCAATCAGAGCCTGAGAGGGCGGATTTTTCCAGAAAAGCAGCGGGATCCATAACAACACCTCAGCAGGACGACAGGACTTCATTGTAACGCTGGTTTGTCTCAGTTTACCTGTGAATTAGCTCAGACTGTTTGACCTCCACACCCTGAGTCCTTCTGCTGGTCCACTGTGGTCCAAACTGAACCATCTGTGTCTTTAACAACTCGTCCTGTTCTGATTGGATTTGCTCTGATGATAATAAAGTTTCAGGTCTGTTTGGCTGATGATAACGtgtgttgttctttacatgCCTCCCTgcctgtttgtgtcctgtggtGAACCTGCTAACAGAAGCTAACGCCTCTGTGGTCGTCCAGCTTCCTGTTTCTGATAAAAGCACCTCAGCTGAACGAGGTCCTGCCCATGTTTCACCGCAGGacatgaaacaaagacagaaatgacCCTAATAGTTTATGAATGTGTCGATGAACGCGTCTCTGTGGATTGTGCTCACCTGCAGTCTACAGTGAGGTGTCAGATCTTTAAGATGTGTTTGAGGTTCATCATGAATCTCTGACAGCTTCAGACTCACATCTGGAGTCTGTGTTGGAGAGACAAGCGGTCACTTTGAGACACAACTGTCAGTGAAGGCATCATATTCATGTGATCTACATCCTGTGTCAGGTGTCGCTTTACATGTGAAATCAGCGCgttgctgcagtttgttgtgACAATCAGTTTAAAACGGACTCCATCAGTTGTTCAGCTGCAGTCAGCTGAGAGGAAACCACAGCAGGGTGAGAGTCGGtcagggaggaaggaggagggtcTGACTTGATGTGAGCATGAAGTGATGCAGTGTAGATGTCATATGAGTCAGTGTCAGGATGGAGGAAACACGTCTGCTGCGTCTGCTCTGTAAGTCCACTCAAACATCAGCTGATGTTGTTTCTCTGAGacgtctgtcctcctctgtgtgtcctctcaaACCAACCTGAGTGTCTTCTGTCTTTAGTTGTGACGTCACTGCTGAGCGGCTCCACACACCAAGGTGAGGAAACTTCTTGTGTGACTGATGAAGAGTTGTTTAGTCCCTGACAGCACAGTCAGTGTTCAGGACGCTGTTTATGGAGGGAAACAGTTtgcaaacacaataaaacagtgaaaactgtCTGGATGTCCACAGACTGGACGCTGAAGATAAATGTGCTGctataaaaatgtcattgtgaaAGCAGGACTGCACACGCAGCATGATGCAGCAGCTGGCAGAGAAAGTGGAGAAACAATACTGACATGTGAGACACATGAAGTCagatctgctgtgtgtttgacaCCAACTCTGAgagttacatttaaaacatgaggAGACTCAGAGCCTGAAGCACAGAGGAGATCAGTGCACTTCAACAAGGTCTACAGAGACTGGAAGAGGACCAAGATACACTTCTGTCAAACTGCACATTATCATCTTTAACCACATCTCTCTGTCTcgtcctccagcctctctgaaGATGAGTCCTGACAGCTCTCAGCTGTTTAAAGATAAGTTTGTCTCTCTGAGGTGTGAGGAGGACGGCAGCTCTGATGGATGGACGGTGACGAGGAACACGACTACACGAACCAGGACTCAGTGTGGAGCTGACTGGGGAAGAAAAGCTGCTTCCTCCTGTACCATCAGCTACATCGTCCCAAGGGACAGTGGAGTTTACTGGTGTGAGTCCACAGAGGGAGCAGCCAGTACCAGCATCAACATCACTGTCTCTGGTAAGATGAGGCTGTGCAGTCAGTGCTGATGAAGCTGTGTAGGTGGATGAAGtgctgtagtttgtctctgtgttgagGTGGAGCAGTGATCCTGCAGAGTCCTGTCCTCCCTGTGATGGAGGGAGATGATGTCACTCTGACCTGTACAACAAAGACCTCCAACCTCTCAGCTGATTTCTATAAAGATGGCTCCTTCATCAGGACTGAGCCTACAGGTCACATGACCATCCGTCATGTTTCCAGATCTGATGAAGGCCTCTACAAGTGTCACATCAGGGAACATGGAGAGTCTCCACCCAGCTGGATCACTGTCACAGGTCAGGAGGTCCAACATCAGACAGCCCTGTCTCCAGAGTCAGTGTCATCATCGTATGttgaacatttctgtttcatATGTAgcagatatgttaaaactttacacgTCTTTATGTTTTAAGTTCATGTTTTGTCTCATAATACCGCAGCTGGACAACCTGACATCTTGTTAAAAGTATAACATTCAGCCCATCACTTGATTTATTGGCCTGTATATAAAGTAAGTGGGGCTCAGGCTGACACAGAACAAGAGGAACAGACCAGACAGGAGCAAGTTCACTGTCTGAGTTTAACCTCGTTACTCTCTACAGTGAAACGACTGAATGAATTCATCTGATTTCTGTTGCTGATGACaatcttttgttcattttaggGAAACCTGCTACGACAACTTCTCCTTCAGCTCCTTGTCAtcctcctgtctctgtgtggtCGATTGTTCTGGCTATTCTATGTTCTCTTTTCCCTCTGGTTCCTCTGGTTCTACTGGTTCTACAGTTGAGACGGCTCATCAGCAGGAAACCTAAAGGTTCgacacattcagacacaaaaaaagacaaaagcataaattgtgtattgtgtttctCAGCCGTGTGCTGCAGTTCACAGATTTGAccagagtgaagaaacaacagcgCTGACGTTCTGTCAGAGACGTCTCTGTTCTGTGTCACAGACATGTCTgctggagttagcatgctaaccagctagccccggcgTCTTCTCAcaagacccgccctactcctcctctgattggttgtctTCTCTCTGCTTGACTCAAGCTGTTAACTCACAGCAGCCTTGATGCTGTTTGTTCGGGGCAGTTTCTgagctgtagtctttgcgggcagctgctgctctgccagCCGGCCTGTCCGCTCTGCTgatgagcccagagacactctgacagTGAAGAGCAGCTCCAGAGGTCCAGAAGAGAGGCCGAggaggtcggtgtgtttacctgcagaaCTACAGCTCAAACCCTGAAAACAGACAtcagcagagctgctgtgagTCAACAGTCtgagtcaatcaatcaatcaatcaatcaatcaatcagttgatgattgacagctgttGATAAATGATCTCACTCTCTCCGCCTGC
This is a stretch of genomic DNA from Pagrus major chromosome 10, Pma_NU_1.0. It encodes these proteins:
- the LOC141003989 gene encoding uncharacterized protein, with amino-acid sequence MTRPSQEVAVCTGPPLNTRRNEKKKKKKKKKKKKWSRTGELWTLRKHSFTPCLYPHHQNMTALMDLVAVIATTFPPPAVCQDTQVNVTVKPGDDATLECRAHRNGTIEQMAWNKTDLESDYYVFYFRENRSYENYQLPSFRGRVELLDPQMKEGDASVVLKNVTANDSGPYECLVSMSGGGGGGGHTERATFRHIVHLKVEDSVATGFLVYKRPMKKNSEQPAADETQQLPTEPVEVQCQSEV
- the LOC141003991 gene encoding Fc receptor-like protein 5 — protein: MEETRLLRLLFVTSLLSGSTHQASLKMSPDSSQLFKDKFVSLRCEEDGSSDGWTVTRNTTTRTRTQCGADWGRKAASSCTISYIVPRDSGVYWCESTEGAASTSINITVSGGAVILQSPVLPVMEGDDVTLTCTTKTSNLSADFYKDGSFIRTEPTGHMTIRHVSRSDEGLYKCHIREHGESPPSWITVTGKPATTTSPSAPCHPPVSVWSIVLAILCSLFPLVPLVLLVLQLRRLISRKPKGNYLPVSMEMAPPTQAEQGLDDEYDDVMAAVTTEHHL